A region from the Rufibacter sp. DG15C genome encodes:
- the trpA gene encoding tryptophan synthase subunit alpha: MSKNRLTRLFHENHGNLLNVYFTAGFPNLNDTVTILEELQAAGADLVEIGMPFSDPLADGPTIQASNQVALENGMSVKTLFQQLDGIREKVTLPIILMGYLNPVLQFGFEAFCEAAARVGVDGFILPDMPLVEYEEEYKSILDKYGLSLIFLITPQTTEDRIRKIDTLTDAFIYMVSSASTTGSQVQTNEAQQAYFSRVKALGLHSPLLIGFGISDKVSFEMACQTAHGAIIGSAFIKALQQPSEVKENVRTFLKSIKQTQDAELKT, translated from the coding sequence ATGTCCAAAAATAGACTCACCCGCCTGTTCCATGAGAACCATGGCAACCTGCTCAATGTATACTTCACAGCCGGTTTCCCTAATTTGAATGACACCGTCACCATCTTAGAAGAACTACAAGCCGCCGGCGCCGACTTGGTGGAGATAGGCATGCCCTTCTCAGACCCCCTCGCCGATGGCCCTACCATCCAGGCCAGCAACCAAGTGGCTTTGGAGAACGGCATGAGCGTGAAGACCCTGTTCCAGCAGCTGGACGGTATTCGGGAGAAAGTAACGCTGCCCATCATCCTGATGGGCTATCTGAATCCGGTGCTGCAGTTCGGGTTTGAGGCCTTCTGTGAAGCCGCCGCCAGGGTAGGAGTGGACGGATTCATTTTGCCCGACATGCCTTTGGTGGAATACGAAGAAGAGTACAAGTCCATTCTGGATAAATACGGCTTAAGCCTCATCTTCCTGATTACCCCACAGACCACCGAGGACCGCATCCGGAAAATTGACACCCTCACGGACGCCTTCATTTACATGGTGTCCAGTGCCAGCACCACCGGCAGCCAGGTACAGACCAACGAGGCCCAGCAAGCCTATTTCTCCAGAGTGAAAGCCTTAGGATTGCATAGTCCCTTGTTAATAGGCTTCGGGATTTCGGATAAGGTATCTTTTGAGATGGCCTGCCAGACTGCGCACGGTGCCATTATTGGCAGCGCCTTTATCAAAGCCTTGCAACAGCCGTCAGAGGTGAAAGAGAATGTGCGCACTTTCTTAAAAAGCATTAAACAGACACAAGACGCAGAACTCAAGACATAA
- a CDS encoding HipA family kinase: MKHYSPELRKVDVTRYVTPLREGGSLPAIVEADDEFLYVLKFRGAGQGIKALMAELIAGELARVLGLRMPELVFAHLDEAFGRTEPDEEIQDLLRFSEGWNLGLHYLKGAITFDALVNTVEPLLASQIVWLDCLITNVDRTARNTNMLMWHKELWLIDHGAAFYFHHNWPNIEEQAKRPFVQIKDHVLLPLASELEAVDAAFKALLTPNIIRTIVELIPEDWLLAVDSPFETAQAHRDAYIQFLETRLQHSHIFVTEANHARKALI; this comes from the coding sequence ATGAAGCACTACTCCCCAGAACTCAGAAAGGTAGACGTGACGCGGTATGTCACCCCTTTGCGCGAAGGCGGTTCTTTGCCCGCCATTGTGGAGGCCGATGATGAGTTTCTATATGTCTTAAAATTCAGAGGCGCCGGCCAAGGCATCAAAGCGCTCATGGCTGAGCTAATTGCCGGCGAGTTGGCCCGCGTGCTGGGCCTTCGCATGCCTGAATTGGTTTTCGCGCACTTAGACGAGGCCTTCGGGCGCACAGAACCAGATGAGGAAATCCAGGACTTGTTACGCTTTTCAGAAGGTTGGAACTTGGGCCTGCATTACCTGAAAGGCGCCATCACCTTTGATGCGCTGGTGAATACCGTGGAGCCTTTGCTGGCCTCGCAGATTGTGTGGCTGGACTGCCTCATCACCAACGTGGACCGCACTGCCCGCAACACCAACATGCTCATGTGGCACAAGGAACTCTGGCTTATTGACCACGGCGCTGCCTTCTACTTCCACCATAACTGGCCCAACATAGAGGAACAAGCCAAACGCCCGTTTGTGCAAATAAAAGACCACGTGCTTCTGCCACTTGCCTCAGAACTGGAGGCGGTAGATGCCGCTTTCAAAGCCTTGCTCACGCCAAATATCATCAGAACTATTGTGGAACTGATTCCAGAGGATTGGCTTTTAGCCGTGGACTCTCCTTTTGAGACTGCTCAGGCCCATAGAGACGCTTACATACAGTTCCTAGAAACACGCTTACAACATTCCCACATCTTTGTTACCGAAGCCAACCATGCTAGAAAAGCACTTATTTGA
- a CDS encoding CPBP family intramembrane glutamic endopeptidase — protein MAGIFVLLALSWLLLYFFRRSGLAVLGYTPIAKRLLQFLIGFLFSGALCLLIQVCHEAWEKAHWIVVPTSTLKSILYSFYWAFRSVLTEELIFRGALLYVLLQTIGSRKALALSAIAFGVYHWFSYGLFGNPFAMLIVFVSTGLMGWVWAYSFYKTASMALAIGLHLGWNFVYNLLSKGPLGDVWLKAQGGTQIDGWLSLVDFLMPILLVPLLSYWLVKFCFSGKSTVVSSAPSTLTTSA, from the coding sequence ATGGCAGGAATCTTTGTTCTTTTGGCCCTATCCTGGCTATTGCTTTACTTCTTCCGGCGCAGTGGATTGGCCGTATTGGGTTATACTCCTATAGCTAAAAGGCTCTTACAATTCCTGATTGGTTTCTTGTTTTCGGGAGCACTCTGCCTGCTTATACAAGTATGCCATGAGGCTTGGGAAAAAGCCCATTGGATTGTGGTGCCCACCTCCACTCTCAAATCAATACTTTACTCTTTTTATTGGGCTTTCAGGTCGGTCCTGACAGAGGAGCTAATATTCAGGGGTGCTCTGTTGTATGTGTTGTTGCAAACAATTGGCTCTCGCAAGGCCTTGGCCTTATCTGCCATTGCTTTTGGCGTGTATCATTGGTTTTCTTATGGGCTCTTCGGGAATCCCTTTGCTATGCTCATAGTCTTTGTAAGCACAGGGCTTATGGGTTGGGTGTGGGCTTACTCTTTCTATAAGACAGCGTCTATGGCGTTGGCAATTGGCTTACATTTAGGCTGGAATTTCGTCTACAACCTGCTGTCTAAAGGCCCGCTGGGAGATGTTTGGCTAAAGGCCCAAGGAGGTACCCAAATTGACGGATGGCTCTCATTAGTGGACTTCCTTATGCCCATTTTATTGGTGCCATTGCTTTCCTACTGGCTAGTGAAATTTTGCTTCTCAGGAAAAAGCACGGTAGTATCATCCGCGCCTTCTACGTTGACAACATCCGCTTAA
- the aroF gene encoding 3-deoxy-7-phosphoheptulonate synthase produces the protein MLIQLQADINPAQKEAIIQKANELKYKITEVITQQGHYLVGTGKADFDVRAVGNLPGIKDLHIVSDDYKLVSRKWKVNPTVIDFGDGLRVKEGEFTIMAGPCSVENEAQVEKTINHLVEQGVRFMRGGVFKPRSSPYSFRGLGLEGLKMFYDMCRAKGIKVVTEVMQVSQIAPMEPYTDVFQVGARNTQNFNLLDELGKVDKPVLLKRGISGTIDELLYSAEYIFSGGNEKLMLCERGIRTYETASRNTLDLNAIPILKEKTHLPVIVDPSHGIGIREYVEPMALAAIMAGADGIIYETHEKPEEAASDGAQTLSFSESERMIKKMQKTFALRKELGN, from the coding sequence ATGTTAATACAACTCCAAGCAGATATAAACCCAGCGCAGAAAGAGGCTATCATCCAAAAGGCCAATGAGCTGAAATACAAAATCACCGAGGTCATTACCCAGCAGGGGCATTACCTGGTGGGTACCGGCAAAGCCGATTTTGACGTGCGCGCCGTGGGAAACCTGCCCGGCATCAAAGACCTGCACATTGTGTCAGATGACTACAAGCTGGTCTCCCGGAAATGGAAAGTGAATCCAACGGTCATTGACTTCGGGGATGGGTTGCGTGTGAAGGAAGGGGAGTTCACCATCATGGCCGGACCTTGCTCCGTTGAGAACGAGGCGCAGGTGGAGAAAACCATCAACCATCTGGTGGAACAAGGCGTGCGCTTCATGCGCGGCGGTGTGTTCAAGCCGCGTAGCTCCCCGTATTCTTTCAGAGGACTGGGGCTGGAAGGCCTGAAAATGTTCTATGACATGTGCCGCGCCAAAGGAATAAAGGTAGTCACTGAGGTGATGCAGGTGTCCCAGATTGCGCCCATGGAACCGTACACCGATGTTTTTCAGGTGGGAGCCCGCAATACGCAAAACTTCAACCTGCTAGACGAACTGGGCAAGGTAGACAAACCGGTTCTCTTGAAACGAGGCATCTCAGGTACTATTGACGAACTGCTGTACTCCGCGGAATACATCTTCTCCGGCGGAAACGAGAAACTGATGCTCTGCGAGCGCGGTATCCGGACCTATGAGACTGCCAGTCGCAATACATTGGACTTGAACGCCATTCCCATCTTGAAGGAGAAGACGCACCTGCCTGTAATTGTGGACCCGTCACACGGCATTGGCATACGCGAGTACGTGGAGCCCATGGCCCTGGCCGCCATCATGGCCGGCGCCGACGGCATCATCTACGAGACCCATGAGAAGCCCGAAGAAGCCGCCTCTGACGGCGCCCAGACCCTTAGCTTCTCCGAGTCCGAGCGCATGATTAAGAAAATGCAAAAGACCTTCGCGCTTAGAAAAGAGCTGGGAAATTAA
- a CDS encoding phenylalanine 4-monooxygenase, translating to MSTIILTQDYAAYTPEHQQVWNLLYNRQLNILPAAATKAFLLGLEDVGFEPNRIPDFNEVNERLLAKTGWQLVGVPGIVDNRTFFELLSQRKFPATTWLRTMSQLDYLEEPDMFHDVFAHVPLLANQEFVNFLEAMSQVALNFLDNEWAVELISRLYWYTVEFGLIEEEGELRIYGAGILSSAGETAYSLSEEPKRHAFNVRQILQTPYIKEKFQEEYFVLEDYSQLMDSLTAFEDELQLALAQEEIK from the coding sequence ATGTCAACCATCATCTTAACCCAGGATTACGCCGCCTACACGCCAGAACACCAACAGGTATGGAACCTGCTATATAACCGCCAACTGAACATACTGCCGGCGGCCGCCACCAAGGCATTTTTGCTGGGGCTAGAGGACGTAGGGTTTGAGCCCAACCGCATTCCAGATTTTAACGAGGTGAACGAGCGGTTGCTGGCCAAAACGGGCTGGCAATTAGTGGGCGTGCCGGGCATTGTAGACAACCGCACATTTTTTGAGTTGCTTTCCCAGCGCAAGTTTCCGGCCACTACCTGGTTGCGCACCATGAGCCAGCTGGATTACCTGGAAGAGCCAGACATGTTCCATGACGTGTTCGCGCACGTGCCGCTTCTGGCCAACCAGGAGTTCGTGAATTTCCTGGAGGCCATGAGCCAGGTAGCCTTGAATTTCTTGGACAATGAGTGGGCCGTAGAACTTATCTCCAGGCTGTACTGGTACACCGTAGAGTTTGGCTTGATTGAAGAGGAGGGCGAGCTGCGCATCTATGGGGCCGGTATTCTGTCCTCGGCGGGGGAGACGGCCTACTCTCTTTCTGAGGAGCCCAAGCGGCATGCCTTCAACGTGCGCCAGATTCTGCAGACGCCGTACATCAAGGAGAAATTCCAGGAAGAATACTTTGTGTTGGAGGACTACAGTCAGCTGATGGATTCACTAACTGCCTTTGAAGATGAGTTACAACTTGCTCTAGCTCAGGAAGAAATAAAATAA
- a CDS encoding SRPBCC domain-containing protein, with translation MAIEPIIVERTFEASPETIWQALTNPEEMKKWYFDIPGFEPKVGHKFQFIGENEGRTFLHLCEVQVAIPQQKLAHTWRYEGQPGDTLVTFELTPENKGTRVKLIHAGTETFPKENPDLARKNFEAGWNFIIGTGLQDYLEKENKLIK, from the coding sequence ATGGCCATAGAACCCATCATTGTAGAGCGCACCTTTGAAGCAAGTCCAGAAACCATTTGGCAGGCGCTTACCAACCCAGAAGAAATGAAGAAGTGGTACTTTGACATTCCGGGTTTTGAGCCGAAGGTGGGCCACAAGTTTCAGTTTATTGGCGAGAACGAGGGCCGTACCTTCCTACACCTCTGCGAAGTTCAGGTTGCCATTCCCCAGCAGAAACTAGCGCACACCTGGCGCTATGAAGGCCAGCCCGGCGACACCCTGGTCACCTTTGAACTGACGCCAGAAAACAAAGGCACCCGCGTCAAGCTCATCCACGCCGGCACAGAGACCTTCCCCAAAGAAAACCCAGACCTAGCCCGCAAAAACTTTGAGGCCGGCTGGAACTTCATCATTGGCACCGGTTTGCAGGACTACTTGGAAAAAGAGAATAAACTGATTAAGTAA
- a CDS encoding gliding motility-associated C-terminal domain-containing protein, which produces MKRLFNPLLSVVLLLLLPCTSASSQDLSLSWEWAKQVNGNSGSNDLVVDHAGNSYVTGYFKGTADFGGNALTANTAWEGFVAKYNKEGQEQWAVNIGGQGKKIAVDAFGNTYITGSFKGQSSFGEFQLESTGSFGFFIVKVDPLGKIAWAKGASTMTYDYSSDVGVDGQGNSYVTGQFEGTVDFGGFSLTSQYIDIFLIKYDPQGNVVWARKAGGAEFERAGNLAVEANGNVYVTGNFSGTAHFGSFSFYNLIGGISLFLAKFDPDGNVIWAKAAEGSASSRAVVLDKMGNVIIAGSKGTTHMFDQYALEAGFDDIFFVKYTSAGSVQWAKAVGGASDYTVEAWDLAVDYKNNIYMVGEFGVYSTRDYSVSVRFDHLTMANYSGSSSYVTKFTSEGSAIWVKQIGGKGYASKKGVGTDGQGNCYLTGIFNYSPNFGTTQLNFTNWGIDATDTFVAKLGASADVVLLPISLSNYMLCAGASLPVAFTAYGSIAADATYSIQLSDENGSFNNPVTIGESKNSPVASIIPSGSKPGDKYKIRVVLNAPTPVIREVSSHLQINALPGIPQVTPSAVCGAGTVTLQATGASGDQSYAWYNVPDGGAPLLVSKSSSFTTPALTSTTKFFVALRSGAGCENARVAAAAVIDSGISANSGPYQEVCISAGSIMLQDFSPVGGRWFGRGVSIEGIFNPEKAGVGEHVLTYALETSPCYSTSSKKIKVNPSPVLDAGFEPSLCGSATQPVGYAPFTIQFKNLTKEGTTYLWDFGDGTFSKEAVPLHTYTAKGTYAVYLTVSSSGGCTVKEKVATAQVNEQKQISNIFTPNEDGINDYFVLDFSCLPVALKVFNRWGKMVFEEKSYQNNWRAHGLAEGVYFYNVEATDGQKWKGWVEIVR; this is translated from the coding sequence GTGAAAAGACTTTTTAACCCTTTGCTGTCAGTTGTCCTTTTATTGCTCCTGCCTTGTACTTCTGCTTCTTCCCAAGACTTATCCCTATCTTGGGAATGGGCCAAACAAGTTAACGGCAACTCTGGTAGCAATGACCTGGTGGTTGACCATGCTGGGAACAGCTATGTCACTGGTTATTTTAAAGGGACGGCAGATTTTGGCGGAAATGCCTTGACGGCCAACACTGCCTGGGAGGGTTTTGTGGCCAAATACAACAAGGAAGGGCAGGAGCAGTGGGCTGTAAATATTGGAGGACAAGGAAAAAAGATCGCGGTAGATGCTTTTGGTAACACCTATATAACTGGGAGTTTCAAAGGTCAAAGCTCTTTTGGTGAATTTCAGCTAGAGAGTACAGGTTCCTTTGGATTCTTTATCGTGAAGGTAGATCCGCTGGGTAAAATTGCATGGGCCAAAGGTGCTTCTACCATGACCTATGATTATAGTTCAGATGTAGGGGTGGATGGGCAAGGCAATAGCTATGTTACGGGGCAATTTGAGGGCACTGTGGATTTTGGGGGCTTCTCCTTGACAAGTCAGTACATAGATATCTTCTTAATAAAGTATGACCCCCAGGGAAACGTGGTCTGGGCGAGAAAGGCAGGTGGAGCCGAATTTGAAAGGGCCGGCAACCTGGCAGTAGAGGCAAATGGCAACGTATATGTTACCGGCAACTTTTCGGGCACGGCTCATTTCGGGTCGTTTTCTTTTTACAATCTGATTGGAGGAATAAGCCTTTTCTTGGCTAAGTTTGACCCAGATGGAAACGTGATCTGGGCAAAGGCCGCAGAAGGTTCAGCCAGTAGCCGTGCTGTGGTTCTTGATAAAATGGGCAATGTCATTATAGCGGGATCCAAAGGGACAACCCACATGTTTGACCAGTATGCCCTGGAAGCCGGTTTTGATGATATCTTTTTTGTCAAGTATACTTCTGCTGGTAGTGTGCAATGGGCCAAAGCCGTGGGAGGGGCAAGTGATTACACCGTTGAAGCATGGGACCTGGCCGTTGATTACAAAAACAATATTTACATGGTGGGTGAGTTCGGGGTGTATAGTACCAGAGACTATAGCGTCTCTGTCCGCTTTGACCATTTAACTATGGCAAACTATTCGGGCAGTTCTTCTTACGTCACTAAATTCACCTCAGAAGGGAGCGCCATTTGGGTCAAGCAGATTGGCGGAAAAGGATATGCTTCTAAGAAGGGCGTAGGCACGGATGGACAGGGCAATTGTTACCTTACAGGCATATTCAATTACTCTCCTAATTTTGGAACCACACAGCTTAATTTTACCAACTGGGGGATAGATGCCACAGACACTTTCGTTGCCAAGTTGGGTGCCAGTGCAGATGTTGTCCTGCTTCCCATCAGTTTGTCCAATTATATGCTGTGTGCAGGCGCCTCCCTGCCGGTAGCCTTTACAGCCTATGGATCTATTGCGGCAGATGCTACCTACTCTATCCAGTTATCTGACGAAAACGGAAGTTTTAACAACCCTGTAACCATTGGTGAAAGCAAAAACAGCCCTGTTGCTTCCATTATTCCCAGTGGTTCTAAGCCTGGGGACAAATACAAAATCAGGGTGGTGTTGAATGCCCCAACTCCTGTCATAAGGGAGGTTAGCAGCCACCTTCAGATTAATGCCTTGCCAGGCATCCCTCAGGTTACCCCTAGTGCCGTCTGTGGGGCTGGTACCGTAACCTTACAGGCAACCGGCGCTAGCGGGGACCAATCATATGCTTGGTACAATGTCCCTGATGGAGGGGCTCCGTTGCTAGTGTCAAAATCCTCTTCATTTACCACGCCGGCACTTACCTCCACAACCAAATTCTTTGTTGCGCTCAGGTCTGGCGCTGGATGTGAAAATGCCAGAGTTGCTGCCGCCGCAGTCATTGATTCCGGGATTTCCGCCAATTCAGGACCCTATCAAGAGGTTTGTATTTCAGCTGGAAGTATAATGTTGCAAGATTTTAGCCCAGTCGGTGGACGGTGGTTTGGGCGAGGCGTGAGTATTGAGGGCATCTTCAATCCTGAGAAGGCAGGAGTGGGGGAGCATGTTCTCACCTACGCGCTTGAAACCAGCCCTTGTTATAGTACAAGCAGTAAAAAAATTAAGGTAAATCCTTCTCCAGTTCTTGATGCTGGTTTTGAACCATCTTTGTGTGGTTCCGCTACACAGCCTGTCGGGTATGCTCCTTTTACCATCCAGTTTAAAAACCTGACAAAGGAAGGTACTACCTATCTATGGGATTTTGGTGACGGTACGTTTTCTAAAGAGGCTGTTCCTCTTCACACGTATACAGCCAAAGGTACCTATGCTGTTTACCTGACAGTATCTTCAAGTGGTGGGTGTACGGTAAAAGAGAAGGTAGCTACTGCTCAGGTTAATGAGCAAAAGCAAATCAGCAACATTTTCACTCCTAATGAGGACGGGATCAATGATTAC
- a CDS encoding cytochrome c has translation MFKKILKRTAVVLFLLLAGVAVVTMARQHLTYEAPYPNITASKNPAVIERGKHIVLVSNNCVQCHSPAPDPVRLLKQGQTPSLAGGKKVETPFGTIFTTNLTPAKSGIGSMTDGEIARVLRYSVKPNGEAVLPFMQGQNMSDQDLTAVISYLRSLKPVENKVPEHEFTILGKFARAFMLKPSPPEPTHTLAKK, from the coding sequence ATGTTCAAAAAAATCCTGAAAAGGACGGCGGTAGTCCTTTTTTTGCTACTTGCCGGAGTAGCCGTGGTCACCATGGCCCGTCAGCACCTTACTTATGAGGCACCCTATCCCAACATCACAGCATCCAAAAACCCGGCAGTGATAGAACGTGGGAAACACATTGTGCTGGTCTCTAACAATTGCGTCCAGTGCCACAGCCCTGCGCCTGACCCAGTCAGACTCCTCAAACAAGGCCAAACTCCTTCATTAGCTGGCGGCAAAAAGGTGGAGACGCCCTTCGGGACGATCTTCACCACCAACCTTACCCCTGCCAAGTCCGGAATTGGAAGTATGACTGACGGTGAGATAGCCAGGGTACTCAGGTATAGTGTAAAACCAAATGGAGAGGCCGTGCTGCCCTTCATGCAGGGACAAAACATGAGCGACCAAGACCTGACCGCAGTTATCTCGTACCTTCGTTCCTTGAAGCCCGTGGAGAATAAAGTACCCGAGCATGAGTTTACCATACTGGGTAAATTTGCCCGCGCCTTCATGCTCAAACCTTCCCCGCCAGAACCTACCCATACTCTTGCTAAAAAGTAA
- a CDS encoding ABC-F family ATP-binding cassette domain-containing protein, whose amino-acid sequence MISVDAVAVEFNGSALFSNVTFNINENDRIALMGKNGAGKSTLLKIIAGANKPTKGKVSAPKDAVIAYLPQHLLTKDESTVFEEASKAFGSILEMKNQMDYLNSQLETRTDYESDAYMKLIEDVSELSEKYYSIEEVNFDAEVEKTLLGLGFLRSDFNRNTSEFSGGWRMRIELAKILLQKPDLILLDEPTNHMDIESIQWLEDFLINNAKAVIVISHDKAFVDNITNRTIEVTMGRIYDYKVPYSQYLQLRKERREQQQRQFEDQQKEIADIQGFIDRFKGTYSKTLQVQSRVKMLEKIEIIEVDEVDTSALSLKFPPAPRSGNYPVIVDHLTKKYGDHTVFQDASMTIERGQKVAFVGKNGEGKSTLIKAIMGEIDYDGSLTLGHNSMIGYFAQNQASLMDEDLTIFQTIDQIAVGEVRTKIKDILGAFMFSGDAVEKKVKMLSGGEKTRLAMIKLLLQPVNLLILDEPTNHLDIKTKDILKDALRAFDGTLILVSHDRDFLDGLATKVFEFGNKRIREHFEDINGFLRNKKMENLRDIERKVAVS is encoded by the coding sequence ATGATTTCAGTTGACGCGGTTGCGGTAGAATTCAACGGTTCAGCGCTTTTCAGCAATGTAACCTTTAACATCAATGAAAATGACAGGATTGCCCTCATGGGGAAAAACGGGGCCGGTAAATCTACTTTATTGAAGATTATTGCCGGGGCAAACAAGCCTACCAAAGGCAAGGTGTCGGCGCCCAAAGATGCGGTGATTGCCTACTTGCCACAGCACCTGCTCACCAAAGACGAGAGCACCGTTTTTGAGGAAGCGTCCAAGGCGTTCGGCTCCATTCTGGAAATGAAAAACCAGATGGACTACCTTAACTCCCAGCTGGAAACCCGCACCGACTATGAGTCTGACGCCTACATGAAACTCATTGAGGACGTCTCTGAACTGAGTGAGAAATATTACTCCATTGAAGAGGTCAACTTTGACGCCGAGGTAGAAAAGACCTTGCTGGGTCTGGGCTTTTTGCGTTCAGATTTCAACCGTAATACGAGCGAGTTCTCAGGGGGCTGGCGCATGCGCATTGAGCTGGCCAAAATCCTGTTGCAGAAACCTGACTTGATTCTGCTGGATGAGCCTACCAACCACATGGACATTGAATCGATCCAGTGGCTGGAGGACTTCCTGATTAACAATGCCAAGGCCGTGATTGTGATTTCCCACGACAAGGCCTTTGTAGACAACATCACCAACCGCACCATTGAGGTGACTATGGGTCGTATCTACGACTACAAGGTGCCATATTCACAATATTTGCAGTTGCGCAAAGAGCGCCGCGAACAGCAACAGCGTCAGTTTGAAGACCAGCAGAAAGAGATTGCCGATATTCAAGGCTTTATAGACCGCTTTAAAGGCACCTACTCCAAGACCTTGCAGGTGCAGTCCCGTGTGAAGATGCTGGAGAAGATAGAGATTATTGAGGTGGATGAAGTAGATACATCGGCACTGAGCTTGAAATTCCCGCCGGCCCCGCGTTCTGGCAACTACCCGGTGATTGTAGACCATTTGACCAAGAAGTACGGTGACCATACCGTCTTCCAGGATGCGTCCATGACCATTGAGCGCGGTCAGAAAGTGGCGTTTGTGGGAAAGAACGGTGAGGGTAAATCTACGCTCATCAAAGCCATTATGGGGGAGATTGACTATGACGGCTCCTTGACGCTGGGGCATAACTCCATGATTGGCTATTTCGCGCAGAACCAGGCGTCTTTGATGGACGAGGATTTGACCATCTTCCAAACCATTGACCAGATTGCCGTGGGTGAGGTGCGCACCAAAATTAAAGACATTTTGGGCGCCTTCATGTTCAGTGGAGATGCGGTGGAGAAGAAAGTGAAGATGTTGTCTGGCGGCGAGAAAACCCGTCTGGCCATGATTAAGCTTTTGCTACAGCCGGTGAATTTGTTGATTCTGGATGAGCCTACCAACCACCTGGACATCAAGACCAAAGACATCTTGAAAGACGCGTTGCGCGCTTTTGATGGTACTTTGATTTTGGTTTCGCACGACCGTGATTTCCTGGATGGCTTAGCGACTAAAGTGTTCGAGTTTGGCAACAAGCGCATTCGCGAGCACTTTGAGGACATCAACGGATTCCTTCGTAACAAGAAGATGGAAAACCTGCGCGACATCGAGCGCAAAGTAGCCGTTTCTTAA
- a CDS encoding DUF3037 domain-containing protein, whose translation MLEKHLFEYAVLRVVPCVEREEFVNVGVILYCASKGFLQAVYELNECRLKALAPELDLEELQERLHAFQRICAGRKEGGTIGQMAVASRFRWLASTRSTVVQSSPIHPGLCLDPQETLEKLFTQLVK comes from the coding sequence ATGCTAGAAAAGCACTTATTTGAGTACGCCGTGCTCCGGGTAGTGCCTTGCGTGGAGCGCGAAGAATTTGTGAACGTGGGCGTGATTCTGTATTGCGCCTCCAAAGGATTTTTGCAGGCGGTCTATGAGTTGAACGAGTGCCGCCTCAAGGCCTTGGCCCCAGAGCTGGACTTGGAAGAACTGCAAGAACGCCTACACGCTTTCCAACGAATTTGCGCGGGCCGTAAAGAAGGCGGCACCATAGGACAGATGGCGGTAGCCTCAAGGTTCAGGTGGCTGGCGTCTACTAGAAGTACCGTAGTGCAGTCTTCTCCGATTCATCCGGGCTTATGCCTTGACCCACAGGAAACTCTAGAGAAACTATTTACCCAACTGGTGAAGTAA